CTAAATCACTTCTTTACAAGCGGCGAATGTACAAAATTGGCAATAAGATCTTCAACAATCctatgatatatttttttttttccaaatttcgAAGTCTGTTTAATTAGGCagacaacaaaaattaaccccaatcagtcgcttgccggttcagagattgtttgaatgaaccagaACCgaaattatgtacttcgatttaaacaattcTTTTCGTTCCCGGCAGGACGAaagtggtgggtttgtaagagAAACATAACCAATAGAATCAAATACATAAACAGGGACAAGATCAAAAGATTGGATGTTGAATATAACAATAGACCCCAACTCAGTTTTTTTCTCGTCTTGTGAGCAACAGATTAAAAAATGGACCGAATCAGAAAAATTTACGGAGTGAACACGTAAAAAACATCATCATTTACAAGAAGTGTTTAACAACAGAAGAtcgctcgctcgctcgctcgTATCAGTCATCGTTTTACGCGACGTTCGCCGAAGATAGCCGATCAGTCATTGTTACACGGAGAAAGTCTGAGTGTCTCGGGCTGATAACGAAAGTAATTTCTCGTCGAATCATCGAACCGAACAGATGCAGTATCGTCGAATCGAGTCAAAGGACACGGCACGCATAGTCCCCGGATAGTCGTTCATCTCTTAGAGCAGTTCCATGATGATAAGTATCGAAGACGTGTCGACACTGAATGGATGTACTCCCGACACGAGTGGTTGATATTGGCGATCGAACCACTCGACCTAGTACTCACTCAATCTGTAATCAACTCTCGTTCTCTGATTTCCCGGATAGTTTCCCGTCTCGTTATTTTGTCCGGCTCTTTTTGTATGCCCGTTTTCCTAGGTACCTTTTCATCAATGAAGTTGGCGAGTGGCATGCTGACTTGGAAAGTCGATGTACACAAACTCTCTAGTTCTTATCCGTTAATGCTTCTATTATGCAATGATTATGtttcattttatcaataattcaacAATGGACTAAAAAATTCAACGGCAATATCCGTAGATTGACTTCCATGATTTAAGCCTGCTAAACGCCATCAGCGCATAATAGAATGACATAAAACAACGCCGTCGTAATTTATTTGCGCGCAATATCGCATTTTTAAGCGGCGGAGTTGAGTCGGCATGCGGTTGCTTTTAACGAACCTTGCCGGTACGATTTTCAGTGTCGCTACCGCTGATATTTATTTTCCTAGTGAGCAATAACCCGTAAGATAATTCGCGCCCCCTGCTGGCAACTTCATTAACTCCATCGTGTTTCtgcaaatatattttgttgCGTGTAACAGGTTAGCCGGTACGGAACAGAATCAGTCAAATCCACGAATCTCTAGCTTTCCATgtgatatttcaatgaatatccGCCCCGTAGCTCTAAAAGAATAAGCGCAACTCCCATCGATCAATTGGTTtttaaattatgaatattttgaccATAGTTGATACCGTTATTCCGCTGTCGTCTGACAAGATAGATGAGTCGCATTCATATTGGcaaaagataaatatctattAGACGACGACGATGCTGGATGTTGGTTGTCAGGTGTGATTATTGCGGTATCATTTCCGGCGAGCacttaataaaaatttgacaCAGTCAACTGCCGCGGaaactatcaatattttaccacaaaGTCTTACGCTAATCATCACCATCGGTCTTTCCAAAACAAGGTGAAAAGTTCAAGCGAGaaaaactttgataatttcGCACGAAAGAATGTCCGACCATTTTTGGCTATAAAACGTCATTGTAATAGATCTTATTTTCACACGAGGAGaaatgtatcaaaatgaaTCAGATTCCGGCTTGATTTCGATTTACTATTCTATCAACGATCGAATATGAAGATAATAGAAATCAATCGAGCACATGTTTTAGGCAAATACCTTAGTTTAATAAAGTGAGACTTTTCAAGAATCTGTTTActaaacagaaaataaataaatagataaatgGGGTTAAATTGCAATTAGCTGACATCGGAAAACATTCTCCCATCAGGACTTTTCAAAAGTCGGCTTACGGAAATGTTCCTATCGTTCCGAATGTATTCCAGGGGCGGAAAAAGTTGAAGGATTCAGTTCGCCTTGGTACCAGTCAGTGTTGTCTTCGCGTCGCCTTGATTATCAGCATTTCAGTTTCTGTTATGATATAATAGTAACCGCGCCTTCGTTATCACATATAACAGGCAAATACAATATGATTGCCTGTAGCCGTACGCTGCAGCCGTTTATGCCCTTAATCTTGAAATGAAAACCCACAGAACCGGTATCAAATACGACGGTTTTCTTTGTTCACTCTTATCGATGACCGGTTTTTGCGATGTTGACGTCCATCGCAACGTCAATTTCCAAGTTTCGTGTAGCGAAAAGGGATTTCCTCCCGGGAATAAACATGCTCGATAACATTACCGAAGCTATAAAAACGCAGTCGTCTGGACAGTGTTCCTCCATAGCGCAATTTTCTCCGAAGCAGATTTTGAGCCAACGATGGCTGCAAACGCGCAACGTCGAAGCTTGTAGTTATTATCGAAGGTcgagaacaatatttattatacCCAGTGGAACcgcgttacaacgaacttcatgGGACAAGTAAATCTGTTaaagggtccctacagatcagtcattcctggatataaggagttttaaaggagaaaatttataatttcgaggaagtgtctgcatcagtttcatatcccaattactgtagCCTCAATCGAAACTGTTTATTTCGGTAAACTATTAATTCCACGGctttttgtaagcaaatttaCATCCTGTACACTACGTACAAAAATCGGTTTTTCAATTCGGTAACCgcctaattgggtaaaaacTCGAGGTCCTAACCGAATCGATACAGGCGTAGCTTAATGtactacaaacatttctaattgcctttttctcaaaattgaaggagttttgggcattttgctcaTATTAaagagtttcaagcacctttaagcattttccatttagGAATCAATGAGTTGAAGGTCCCCAATAGTTCGTAATAATTTGGGATAAGGTTCTAGGCCTGTAATAACCGATAAATGGTTACAACAGAGGTCATTATAAACGGGGTTCCTACTATGTTACTTATTCACCGAAGAATTTTGTCGATGCATTCAGCGACGACCAGGGTAATGAGTATATTGAAATTCACCCATAGACAAGCATATTTTACTACACGGGTCCTTCCCGTAAATTAAAGAAACTCAGTCGTGTATTGTTCATctacatttagaaaatacacGTTCACCTCACAGCCTATTCCACAACTCCTAGCGGTCAAAacttatttcttttcaattatCTGAACTCATAAAGCACGACCAATAAGCAAATCAGAGACACAAGAGAAGAGACGAAGTAATTATATTCTATATACACTAAAATTTTATTTGTGAGCCTTATCCATCACTGaggaaaaactgttttttagCAGTGTTCATATACGGCCTGTAAACCCATTCGACATCAGCTGTCTCCGCATTCTCCAACGTACCTTGTTTAATTTCATACACTGAAACaaagaaaatatgtatttcAATTCATGTACGTATGATTCTGAggaattaatgagaatatctTAATGGGTTCTTATGACTCCTTGATTCGTTAGAAACTCcttaacaaatgcttttaaaggtgcttgaaactccattaatttgagcaaaatgcccgAAACTCCATTTAAAACTCCTTCACTCGTGAGAAATCTACTTACATTTCAATTCGAATCTTGGTCCGACTTCGGTAAGCTCAATTTCTTTATGATCGACTttcttgtaaatatgatgtctGCAAATGGAAAATGATTCACATGTCAAATAACTCAAAAATTTTATGAaggaaatattttcaggggGGCCActtgactattccctgacctGCACGTTACTTTCCCTGActcgatctgctaagaatccaatcaattaacactgtttgattttacacgcGAGCTCGCAACAAATTTCTCTGACTTTTCCCGggtttttagcttttttttaacaaaatttCCTGACTATTCCtaacttttttaaagaaaagaaacttccctgactattccctgatttccaggtaagaaGCAACCCTGAAAGATTATAAATGTATGGTAcctaaatgaaatttgatcCCCTTCATTCGCGAAAGTGATCACTCTCTTGCTTTCATCTTTCGGCACCGGGAAGAGATACTTCAGGATGTTCATCACACGCTCGCCGAGTCGCGATTTGAAATTGTGGAATATTAAATGCGGATACGCTTCGGACATCGTGCCACTATCGGGTATATCGTGTCGCATGATCGTGTTCGACATTGTAAAATGCGCTGTAGGTCCGTACGGCAAATGACAAACAATGAGGCCATCTACAAACATAAACAAGattgattattgaaaatgatcattattacaaaatcatgATATCTTCATATTTTTAACTATTTTTTACATGCCAAATAAAATAATCACAGGGCTAAAAAAATCTACCTTGCATAttgcttttttaaaatcatgatctcAAACTCAGGAGTTATAGAAATAAACTGATACAAATTGTGTTGGAGTTAACAGTATGACCTGGCCGACTacaagaaacaaggtatcattttttagccTTTACTGGGTTTTTAAAATACAGTAAAAAGTACTAAATACGGTAAATTCCATAATAACGCCACGGTTGGAGGTCCAATGAAAAACAAGGCATCAAAACGAATTTGGCGTCGTAAAGAACAGtatcttcattgaatatcaaGATTGAGCAAATTTGTGTTCTCAGAAGAAAATGTTGGCGTTAACAGAGCAGTGGCATTAAAATGGATGACATTATAACAAACTTTGACTGTATTAAGTATTACTCGTCCTTAACGGTCGGAGAAGAATTGATAAAATTACCCGGTTGCCCTCTGTGCTCGTGGAGTAATATCAGATCAGTGACTTCGTTCGCACGGCACGCATCCATCAGTTGTTTCATCTCGTAGTTACCACGATTTATCCGCTGAGAATTCGGGAATATGAGTctcatttcctgaaaaaaaaaacacgaataatCAGTGGTTACTTTTATTTTACAAGCTCTTACgtcgactattccctgacatgcacgcAGATAATTAGATTGTGAGTCAGAGCAAATAGTTTGGGGAGTTTTCCCTAACTAGATCTACTTAGCatacaatcaattaacactCCCCAAACTATTTGCTCTTACGCATGATCTAATCATCTCAAAATAtttccccgacttttccctAGCTCTTTTCCCCCAAATTCCATGACTATTCCCtgcttttttttttaaagaatgaaaattcCCAGACTTTTTCCTGATTTCCTGGAAAATTGCCACCCTGATAAGGATGTGATGATTCCATAATTTCAACTCACAGTGAAATGAAACCCGCTGAACAATAACATACCTTTGCAAACATTTTCAGGCGGGAACTCGGATCTCGAGATGTAGTGACTACAATTTTCGGGTCAGTTACCCCGGCCCATCGGTACTCATCATCGATGTGCGTCGTCAAACCTGCAGAATGTAGAGCGAATCAAGCTTCAAAAATGATTATGTGAGGGCTCAGGAATATTCGTCTAGTAAAATAAagtttagttaatttttgtaaaGACAGtataaattgaaagaattgtacATACCATCAGCCCCTTCATCATCCCAATTCAACGTTTTCTCCAACGCGACGGCATCCGAAGCTAAATCTGTCGGTAGctgtttattttctgtttaaaaacaaataaactgattatttTCCAGACCAACAAGAAAGACAATACAGGATATAGTTTGACAGTGTTGTGTCACGATAAGGTATACCTTTACTTCTGGGAAATTATGAGCATCAAGTTAACTGATAAGGGTATTACTTGGTCCAGGACATTGAAAATTGtagtttgaaatattatttagaattttcgaatacttgaattgaataaCTAACCATCTATagcattttttaatttttgcttTTTCTCTGCTATCGTGCGATCCCGGTCTTCTATAGACTTCCTATAAATATATTCCCTTCGAAGTCGAGCTTGTCGGCGCAACTAAAATGAAATGAGCGAGTTTCACCAGTAAATACAGCTTaatcattgaaaaattcagaaaGATTCAATAAACTATATTTGACTTTGGAGCGTctgaacccggaagtaaatcAATTCTCGGTTTTAACGGTTAGAAAATGAACATGAAAATTACTAAATATAGTTTTGAGAATAGAGTACGTAAAGTTGTTACCATAGTTAATCTAGGAATCGGTATTATTCGATAAGTAACCGAAGAAACAGACGTAAAAAGTGTCACACGAACACATGGACGGGTATAACTCTGTGTCGTGACTCTTTCGCAAGCGCGACAGACCCGCTGTACGGACTTCGGCCCGGAtttaaacaaatgaataacaaaCGGCGGCTACAATGCGGTTTCGAATACCATCCGGATCCGATTCATTAGtttcataataaatgaaaatacaataaatgaaatatacgcgaccccccccccccccccgcgcTCGCCCGGAAAGAGATGAAGGTTATACGAGCTCAATAAGGTCTCACCAATAATACgctcaccgcgtgggcttcgtagaaagaccactgcctgtggccttcccaaattttaattgacCTGTCTGATTTGGtcccgtacatcctctattcagcattatgaccactctgaatcagcatcagtaattactgggttcgaacccgggacaccccggtacatcctccattcagcatcagggccACTCTGAATcggtatcagtaattactgggttcgaacccgggacatccccgtacatcctctattcagcatcagtaacgCTCTGAATCACTTATCAGtcattacttttgttaagatatcaacattttaccgtacggtgctgcctctatgctcatcgttagcgggatttttatacactaacgttagtcaactctggcaagctaaggtcacggagtGTAACGGCGCATAAcataactggacagcacgtcgattgccagagttgactttagttagtgtatgaaaatcccgctaacgatgagcatagcggcagcactgtacggtcgggacacccctgtacatcctttattcagcatcaggacaactctgaatcagtatcagtaattactgggtttgaacccgggacacccctgtacatcctctattcagtatcagtaccactctgaaccagcaTTATTGATTACTGTgttcgaacctgggacacccctgttcatcctttatccatcaggaccCTGAATCACAGTACaccccgtacatcctctattcagcatcaggaccactctgaatcagtatcattaattactgggtttgaacccgggacaagATTGCCAGCTGAACAATGGTAGAACTTTAATAAGGCCATAcaaataaattacttgattccAACTACCCTCTTCTAATTTAGCCGCCGCCTGTCTTTTTTTGTcttaaattttagaataatttattgaaatcgaagaataaaaacgttaacatttattgatgaaaacCTCTAGCTTTATTTCTCATGCATAGCTTCAATGCATAGCTTCCCCGAAGTGGTAACATAAATAATTCCTAGTtcaaggctaaacaaaaatgatactttGTTTCTTCGCAGCGGCCGTGTCATTTTTGTTAGATAGCCtataataaaatttgtaatcagttcctGCCGGTTCTTTTAtaaggttatggtaaaatttatcacgatttcaaaaacagtagGCCTCCACTAGGCCCGGTCTGTCAATAGAGGGGAGACAACACCGATCCTCTGAAATTCGTAATTCGTGAAACGTAACTCGTAATTCATAATTCGTAACTCGCAAGTCGTATGGCCCTTGGGGAATTCCATAATTATTAACATGTtcttaacattatttttagttAGTAAACAATCGAGTTGTTACTTTCGACATTTCGTCTATAAAATGCaaggttttcattttccatcggGATCCCaagtcctctcacgggacatgcTGCGCTGCTGCAGTTTAACCTGTTTCACTTTTTCAGCATGAGTATTTTCATATAggtattaattatatttactgGCACTCGAGGAGGAAAGATGAGAATCAACCTGCCAAATTCAACAACTGCCATTCGGCATATAACGCAAGGCACTTTATCTGAAATACGCAGCCAACAAGACGACGAAAATGATATACAAGGAAAAATAAGTCGAGGTATTCGCCATCAATCAATTTACCCGTCCCATTCCACTTGCGGTTCGGTAAAAATCGACCAGTTCAAAAAGGGAAtactagtctagtacctagccgtcgttccacaACGGCACAAACAACGTCTAGGACGAAAGTGCTCATATATGGTTAGTTTTCGTCCCTCATTTTGAGGGACGAAGCTttgagcgtctatttcaccccttCATTcaaacaccatcaacttacctcaaactgactgttctgtaatcagatggaagttaactattgtttgtgcataaatttataatcctaagtagcttttgacgatCGAAGTAACTCAAAACTTTTGCCTATTCGCCTCAAAAAacagttgaagtgaagcaaTGTAACAAATagcggtcatccttattaccgagatgacgtattttaccgagatgaaattaaatataacatatttatttattccttatcgattttaacaattgatatataatattatattggtaataaatgcctgctggagtcatattttacatattttgtcggatatttttgtagaaaaataacttttaactttaccgatatgagatcgtcgatcaatcaaattcaatattttcactagtgcatattgaattttcacattttattgatttagtcCGTATTGGAAATCCCGATTGTGGCAATCAgtttaattcaaatcaaatcaataaattctccggTCCGCgttcattcatcaaaaatattattatcaaacaagttttttttaagtcaacaaggtaactaatctatttatttaagtacaaaggtttgatttgacactaaaatcagttgttgcattgcaattaacaggagttaacctctatatgatattttagcgtcagacgttgttggggtattcagactaagggAATACTGGCTCTGTGTCTGTAATCGTGAAAAcgtcttttttcatttttgtagaTGGAAAATTCTCGTGGTTTCATTGCGGCTCAAATCTTGAAGTCGTGGATACGTTTACCGGCGAACGGCTGGCTGCGTGGAGTTTCGGCGCGTGTCTCCACGACAAGAAAGCCACGATTACAGTGGTTACCGAATATCGGTGTCCTGGTTCTCGGAAACTACTCGTCGGGGTCATGTACACGAATCAAACCAGTATGCTGTGCGTATTCAACATAAACAGATCAAAAGTAACGAAGGCAGTTGTCATGCCACAAATGGTTAGTGTCTGGCTATAAGACTGATCCTAATTGCAGCAGCCATTTCAACAGCAACAGGCCCTTCACTTACTTTACCAAATCACCAAATGTCCTTTAGGCCTACATATTTGAGGGTCCAAAGAGCGCCCCTATCTAAAATCTTCCTATCCATGCGCCCAAGACAAGCACACGGTATATGAATCAAAACGGTGAATATGGGGCCAAGAATAAACAATCAGACCTTTTGGGTTCGAACTGTTTTCAATGGTTTCCTGGCTCACTCGCTATCTGGTTGTTTCCCAGGGCACATCCGTGTTTCCAAACGTGCCGAGAAAGGgttaaaatatagtgaataaTCTCTGTCCtagaaatgttaataaaaagaACTCTTAAAAGATGACTTTCTTAAAAGATGACTCGatgatttcaaaaaagaaGTTAATTGTAAAaagtaaatttatcatcatcaattgcgATGATTGCGTCATAGAATTTCCATCTCAACGATGATACCGGTACCTCGTAATTTGACactccataaattcttttttttgtgaTGATTCTCTtctaatttcttatttcaggTAACGACGATCGAGCACATCAGCGTCGGCGACAACGATATTCCAGACATCGAGTCTGTTCTCAGTGAACAACTGCGAATGTATTCCGGTTTAGTCGCTGTTGGTTTGAAGACCGGCCTCGTATTTCTAATCGGTATGTTTCACCGTGTAAAAAGCCTTGAACAATTAAATTTGGTTGAATGTGTACTGCCAACACTGCTGTTGGCAATCAAGggttccacttgtggcaagtaaGGATCTGCTTGGTTTGCAAGCAGTTACTTGGTCCTTTGCATTTAATTCCTTTTACATCTCAGTTAAATCGAATTAACTTTAGATAAATCAATTGTTGATAATGAAAACTATACCAATTACTGAGTGGACTTATGAATTCAGTGTATATTTGGGTGATCCTGTGATCATCGTTGGATTTGGGAGCATTTCAAAGTTGATTGatgatgaactgattttgacaacTCGAGTGCTCATCACGCTGTCAGCTCCCCCATTTCCTAACAATCCTACCAGTACGCGTAAGCTGATTGACGTAACGAACAGAAGATCTAAGAACGTGCAGATTTCGTTTCTGGTTTTCAGATTTGAACGGAGATAGCTCTTTTACTTCCGATGAAGTGAGGCCGAGTCAACTTAGTATGATATCGCCCCGTGATACTGACACACATATCAAACGACACGCTGCGCTACAAAAAGGGGATCATTTATGTTTGCCGCTAGATTGTAAGTATGACAGCGAAGGAAAATCTGAATATTGATTCTAAAGGTAGATTGAATGGTCATCGAGTTCATGCTATGCATGCCTATCTATTTTGATAGCCGAGTGTCATAGGAGAGGTTCGTTTCTATATCGGGCCACAGATGGTacgatattgaaaaaatttaacACGGGTAAGCAATGATTTTCAACCCAATACATTTTCACAATCATTTCACGTGTGCgtattattttttaaaatgtttgtattTTCGGTTCGTTTTGCGTAGATTATGTTTTCGTCAGTCAGCTACACTACGCCAGACAGATCGGCTGCCTTTTGGTCGGGTTCAATTTCGGCTGTTTTCAAATGTGG
This Tubulanus polymorphus chromosome 7, tnTubPoly1.2, whole genome shotgun sequence DNA region includes the following protein-coding sequences:
- the LOC141908416 gene encoding U3 small nucleolar ribonucleoprotein IMP4-like, with the protein product MLRRQARLRREYIYRKSIEDRDRTIAEKKQKLKNAIDENKQLPTDLASDAVALEKTLNWDDEGADGLTTHIDDEYRWAGVTDPKIVVTTSRDPSSRLKMFAKEMRLIFPNSQRINRGNYEMKQLMDACRANEVTDLILLHEHRGQPDGLIVCHLPYGPTAHFTMSNTIMRHDIPDSGTMSEAYPHLIFHNFKSRLGERVMNILKYLFPVPKDESKRVITFANEGDQISFRHHIYKKVDHKEIELTEVGPRFELKLYEIKQGTLENAETADVEWVYRPYMNTAKKQFFLSDG